A portion of the Oncorhynchus nerka isolate Pitt River linkage group LG27, Oner_Uvic_2.0, whole genome shotgun sequence genome contains these proteins:
- the LOC115111432 gene encoding uncharacterized protein LOC115111432 isoform X2 has product MLESMFVCSSPPVTSHLWLLILSCSLHGQPALSDLVFSTHPEDGVGVLGAPLTLYCAVYDSSSQGELSVRWERASGEPAPLTPGPGRGIHQLANGSLFFPQLREGDLGRYVCSAGIGAKHIMTVVQVMEADLEVVFFSPQSQTVSEGRPVFLQCVSGDSSPPAHITWLKDNTLFTKGAQIQGQYGGGNQRKTSGTLHLSNVSIEDDGEYVCVTHNTLLNTSRESKAATLTVQGVPTRLQITQGPDNITVAIETEASMRCVVRGLPPPTVQWFKDSHLLVNNSGFSLQNKGQLLVFKNVSEDDEGSYHCEARNKRETVRSKTAFLLPAVMGWTFVQQPTNKSVRMGESVTLVCRPPYSRPPTTVSWFKNNRLLAPKTHFTVRPSGDLIFHSVYDTDSGVYFCRASNVYLYRSVTSRAARLTVLASPSVRLWPQVVTVPVGAQVVFQCQVWGQPLPSIVWSKQGRSIQTGGKIAVGVRNTTLYILSVRSYDEGTYTCEASNTVGHDRRTATLRVAVSPIIVSFLGAVSSSEGSYVVLPCRAVGDLPIRYTWTRGHSITPTLERHVDDEGALHISSVQVSDAGDYHCTAENIVGRQQRRATLTISAEDDPADRERQHRQIVSAVSNNEVPKTEAEQRTPLSSNDLSLVQHSEMTHSHVSLQGGSTVRATQRDSSNDIPQVSTPDTLRLFSSLRQTALGLAGLYRGQTGLLVPPDLHSLLPLDLASANPTQSPVTQIQHPVLQPLPPPLFEPLDLLTQPSVTHRVISLTQIQIIPNQPTLTHNPPPVTQRQVLVPDSQSPLTQSISQSLHNQPSVMHIQRQVTEQPIKPLNHIGRFTQSLVSLPQLPDSSSHPSDPFTQRPDSLTQPKEPLTQSLLIHGLHAPDSIAQTHHPVPQSNPSDPHIQNPSTITLFSRSQTQTQPSKTQPQPSPTQHEPTQTQRTDLLIQPSGSNTHLPDLITTPPTPDPQGPSAPYASTPDPLQQNTSQPANPAKPTRPNDTEPTEWLKSNTSQSPMRTNEDPRVKPPPPWLPVLEKHDIPIVVGVGVSMAFIFITMAFYSLVQKNEPVPTIRIPRNLGVPCRHAEGLDTGRTYENRAFEDDDLVAVIEQSPNTSDTRARPPAPSPVTVMIDPASDDTQPPHTPEHSFIAETYLEPSEDTQVDHFLDEEKECSLSHPSIQLQCVEDWGGGGVEYGQCQGQEILPHPPPLSPFPPPVREESLRSSLTLQTAEPYATPVRHSVSICHSNAPLLLSHCISLGLTTVAVDVHFYPAAPASTTTTVAAVTQINATTATAPGPQLSSRLAHSQEHDQSAPTVRQSK; this is encoded by the exons ATGCTCGAGTCTATGTTTGTCTGCAGTTCCCCTCCTGTGACCTCTCACCTTTGGCTGCTcattctctcctgctctcttcatGGTCAACCAGccctgtctgacctgg tgttctccaccCATCCAGAGGACGGTGTTGGTGTACTGGGTGCTCCCCTCACACTGTACTGTGCAGTGTATGACTCCAGCAGCCAGGGGGAACTGTCTGTTAGATGGGAGAGGGCCAGTGGAGAGCCAGCACCATTGACTCCTGGTCCTGGCAGAGGGATCCACCAATTGGCCAACGGATCTCTGTTCTTCCCCCAGCTGAGAGAGGGGGACCTGGGGAGATATGTCTGTAGTGCAGGCATTGGAGCCAAACACATCATGACTGTTGTCCAAGTGATGGAAGCTG aCCTGGAGGTGGTGTTCTTCAGTCCTCAGTCTCAGACAGTCAGTGAGGGTCGGCCAGTGTTCCtccagtgtgtctcaggggaCAGCTCCCCCCCAGCACACATCACCTGGCTCAAAGACAACACACTCTTCACCAAAGGCGCTCAGATTCAG GGTCAATATGGAGGGGGTAACCAGAGGAAGACCTCAGGCACTCTTCACCTCTCTAATGTCTCAATAGAGGACGACGGGGAATACGTCTGTGTCACACACAACACCTTACTGAACACCAGCCGGGAAAGCAAGGCAGCTACACTCACAGTACAAG GAGTCCCTACAAGGCTGCAGATCACTCAGGGCCCTGACAACATCACAGTTGCCATAGAGACGGAGGCCTCCATGCGCTGTGTTGTCCGAGGCTTACCACCTCCCACAGTGCAATGGTTCAAAGACAGCCATCTCCTTGTGAACAACTCTGGCTTCAGTCTGCAGAACAAGGGACAGCTGCTTGTTTTCAA GAATGTGTCTGAGGATGATGAGGGTTCCTACCACTGTGAGGCCAGGAACAAGAGGGAGACAGTCAGGTCTAAGACTGCCTTTCTCCTTCCAGCAG tGATGGGGTGGACCTTTGTCCAGCAGCCTACCAACAAGTCTGTGAGGATGGGGGAGTCTGTTACTCTGGTTTGTAGACCCCCTTACAGCAGGCCTCCAACAACAGTGTCCTGGTTCAAAAACAACCGCCTCCTCGCTCCCAAGACACACTTCACTGTCAGGCCTAGTGGAGACCTCATCttccacag TGTCTATGACACAGACAGTGGAGTCTACTTCTGCAGAGCATCCAATGTCTACCTGTACAGATCTGTGACCTCCAGAGCAGCCAGACTGACCGTTCTGG CATCTCCCTCGGTGAGGCTGTGGCCACAAGTGGTGACAGTCCCTGTAGGGGCCCAGGTGGTGTTCCAGTGCCAGGTCTGGGGACAGCCCCTCCCCTCCATTGTCTGGTCCAAACAGGGACGCTCCATTCAGACTGGTGGCAAGATCGCTGTGGG CGTGAGAAACACTACCCTCTACATCCTGTCTGTCAGGAGCTATGATGAGGGCACGTACACTTGTGAAGCCTCCAACACTGTGGGGCATGACCGGAGAACAGCTACTTTACGTGTCGCTG TAAGCCCCATCATAGTGTCCTTCCTGGGGGCAGTGAGCAGCTCAGAGGGGTCCTATGTGGTCCTGCCATGCAGGGCAGTGGGGGACCTCCCCATCAGGTACACCTGGACCAGGGGACACTCCATCACCCCAACCCTGGAGAGGCATGTAGATG ATGAGGGGGCTCTGCATATCTCCAGTGTTCAGGTGTCTGATGCAGGGGACTATCACTGTACCGCTGAGAACATAGTGGGACGACAGCAGAGAAGAGCCACCCTCACCATCTCTG CTGAAGATGACCCAGCTGATAGAGAAAGGCAGCATAGACAGATTGTATCTGCAGTGAGTAATAATGAG GTTCCAAAGACTGAAGCAGAGCAGAGAACTCCCCTGTCCAGTAATGACCTGAGTCTAGTTCAGCATTCTGAGATGACCCACTCACATGTCTCCCTACAGGGAGGAAGCACAG TCCGAGCAACTCAAAGAGACTCAAGCAATGACATCCCCCAAGTGTCTACTCCTGACACTCTACGACTGTTCTCGTCTCTCAGGCAGACAGCTTTAGGACTAGCAGGTCTCTACAGAGGACAAACAGGACTGCTGGTTCCACCTGACCTTCACTCTCTGCTCCCATTGGACCTGGCCTCGGCCAATCCaacccagtccccagtcacacaGATCCAGCATCCGGTGCTAcaacccctacctccacctctatttGAACCCTTAGACTTACTCACACAACCTTCAGTAACTCATAGAGTCATCTCACTCACTCAGATTCAAATAATACCTAACCAGCCAACATTAACACACAACCCACCCCCAGTGACACAACGGCAGGTTTTAGTCCCAGATAGCCAATCTCCATTAACACAGTCCATATCCCAAAGCCTCCACAACCAGCCATCAGTCATGCATATCCAGCGTCAAGTCACTGAGCAACCAATTAAACCTCTAAACCACATTGGAAGATTTACCCAGTCTCTGGTCTCACTCCCGCAGCTTCCAGACTCTTCCAGCCACCCGTCTGATCCCTTTACCCAGCGTCCTGATTCTCTTACCCAGCCCAAAGAACCTTTGACTCAGTCTCTACTCATTCACGGCCTGCATGCTCCCGACTCAATCGCTCAAACCCACCATCCTGTACCTCAAAGTAATCCTTCAGACCCACATATCCAGAATCCTAGCACCATCACCCTGTTTTCACGCTCACAAACCCAGACTCAACCATCCAAAACTCAGCCTCAACCATCACCAACCCAGCATGAACCTACACAAACCCAGCGTACAGATCTACTCATCCAGCCTTCAGGATCAAACACCCATCTTCCTGACCTGATCACCACACCCCCCACCCCTGACCCCCAGGGCCCTAGTGCCCCCTATGCCTCCACCCCAGACCCCCTGCAGCAGAACACGAGCCAGCCTGCTAACCCAGCCAAACCAACCAGGCCCAATGACACAGAGCCCACAGAGTGGCTGAAGAGTAACACCTCTCAGTCCCCCATGAGGACCAATGAGGACCCCAG agTAAAGCCTCCTCCTCCGTGGCTTCCAGTGCTGGAGAAACATGACATCCCCATCGTGGTGGGAGTGGGTGTGTCTATGGCCTTCATCTTCATCACCATGGCCTTCTACTCCCTGGTCCAGAAGAACGAGCCTGTCCCCACTATTAGAA TTCCCAGGAACCTGGGCGTCCCATGCAGACATGCTGAAGGTCTGGACACTGGGAGGACCTATGAGAACAG GGCATTTGAGGATGATGATTTGGTGGCTGTGATTGAACAAAGCCCCAACACATCAGATACACGCGCAAGGCCTCCTGCCCCCAGCCCAGTCACTGTGATGATAGACCCTGCCTCTGATGACACACAGCCCCCGCACACTCCAGAACACTCGTTCATagcagagacctatcttgagccCAGCgaagacacacag GTTGACCACTTCCTGGATGAAGAGAAGGAATGCAGCCTGTCTCACCCCAGTATCCAGCTGCAGTGTGTGGAGGACTGGGGGGGCGGAGGAGTAGAATACGGACAATGCCAGGGCCAAGAAATCCTACcccatcccccccctctctctcctttcccaccTCCTGTGCGTGAGGAAAGCCTGCGCTCCTCCCTGACCCTCCAGACAGCTGAGCCCTATGCCACACCGGTCCGCCACAGTGTCAGCATCTGCCACAGTaatgcccccctcctcctctcccactgcaTCTCCCTGGGCCTTACCACCGTCGCCGTTGATGTCCACTTCTACCCAGCAGCCCCTGCTTCCACCACCACGACTGTGGCAGCCGTCACCCAGATCAATGCTACCACCGCTACTGCACCAGGGCCCCAGCTCAGCTCCCGATTGGCCCACAGTCAGGAGCATGACCAATCGGCTCCTACCGTGCGCCAGAGTAAGTAA
- the LOC115111432 gene encoding mucin-2-like isoform X1 → MLESMFVCSSPPVTSHLWLLILSCSLHGQPALSDLVFSTHPEDGVGVLGAPLTLYCAVYDSSSQGELSVRWERASGEPAPLTPGPGRGIHQLANGSLFFPQLREGDLGRYVCSAGIGAKHIMTVVQVMEADLEVVFFSPQSQTVSEGRPVFLQCVSGDSSPPAHITWLKDNTLFTKGAQIQGQYGGGNQRKTSGTLHLSNVSIEDDGEYVCVTHNTLLNTSRESKAATLTVQGVPTRLQITQGPDNITVAIETEASMRCVVRGLPPPTVQWFKDSHLLVNNSGFSLQNKGQLLVFKNVSEDDEGSYHCEARNKRETVRSKTAFLLPAVMGWTFVQQPTNKSVRMGESVTLVCRPPYSRPPTTVSWFKNNRLLAPKTHFTVRPSGDLIFHSVYDTDSGVYFCRASNVYLYRSVTSRAARLTVLASPSVRLWPQVVTVPVGAQVVFQCQVWGQPLPSIVWSKQGRSIQTGGKIAVGVRNTTLYILSVRSYDEGTYTCEASNTVGHDRRTATLRVAVSPIIVSFLGAVSSSEGSYVVLPCRAVGDLPIRYTWTRGHSITPTLERHVDDEGALHISSVQVSDAGDYHCTAENIVGRQQRRATLTISAEDDPADRERQHRQIVSAVSNNEVPKTEAEQRTPLSSNDLSLVQHSEMTHSHVSLQGGSTVRATQRDSSNDIPQVSTPDTLRLFSSLRQTALGLAGLYRGQTGLLVPPDLHSLLPLDLASANPTQSPVTQIQHPVLQPLPPPLFEPLDLLTQPSVTHRVISLTQIQIIPNQPTLTHNPPPVTQRQVLVPDSQSPLTQSISQSLHNQPSVMHIQRQVTEQPIKPLNHIGRFTQSLVSLPQLPDSSSHPSDPFTQRPDSLTQPKEPLTQSLLIHGLHAPDSIAQTHHPVPQSNPSDPHIQNPSTITLFSRSQTQTQPSKTQPQPSPTQHEPTQTQRTDLLIQPSGSNTHLPDLITTPPTPDPQGPSAPYASTPDPLQQNTSQPANPAKPTRPNDTEPTEWLKSNTSQSPMRTNEDPRVKPPPPWLPVLEKHDIPIVVGVGVSMAFIFITMAFYSLVQKNEPVPTIRTLSSTVPRNLGVPCRHAEGLDTGRTYENRAFEDDDLVAVIEQSPNTSDTRARPPAPSPVTVMIDPASDDTQPPHTPEHSFIAETYLEPSEDTQVDHFLDEEKECSLSHPSIQLQCVEDWGGGGVEYGQCQGQEILPHPPPLSPFPPPVREESLRSSLTLQTAEPYATPVRHSVSICHSNAPLLLSHCISLGLTTVAVDVHFYPAAPASTTTTVAAVTQINATTATAPGPQLSSRLAHSQEHDQSAPTVRQSK, encoded by the exons ATGCTCGAGTCTATGTTTGTCTGCAGTTCCCCTCCTGTGACCTCTCACCTTTGGCTGCTcattctctcctgctctcttcatGGTCAACCAGccctgtctgacctgg tgttctccaccCATCCAGAGGACGGTGTTGGTGTACTGGGTGCTCCCCTCACACTGTACTGTGCAGTGTATGACTCCAGCAGCCAGGGGGAACTGTCTGTTAGATGGGAGAGGGCCAGTGGAGAGCCAGCACCATTGACTCCTGGTCCTGGCAGAGGGATCCACCAATTGGCCAACGGATCTCTGTTCTTCCCCCAGCTGAGAGAGGGGGACCTGGGGAGATATGTCTGTAGTGCAGGCATTGGAGCCAAACACATCATGACTGTTGTCCAAGTGATGGAAGCTG aCCTGGAGGTGGTGTTCTTCAGTCCTCAGTCTCAGACAGTCAGTGAGGGTCGGCCAGTGTTCCtccagtgtgtctcaggggaCAGCTCCCCCCCAGCACACATCACCTGGCTCAAAGACAACACACTCTTCACCAAAGGCGCTCAGATTCAG GGTCAATATGGAGGGGGTAACCAGAGGAAGACCTCAGGCACTCTTCACCTCTCTAATGTCTCAATAGAGGACGACGGGGAATACGTCTGTGTCACACACAACACCTTACTGAACACCAGCCGGGAAAGCAAGGCAGCTACACTCACAGTACAAG GAGTCCCTACAAGGCTGCAGATCACTCAGGGCCCTGACAACATCACAGTTGCCATAGAGACGGAGGCCTCCATGCGCTGTGTTGTCCGAGGCTTACCACCTCCCACAGTGCAATGGTTCAAAGACAGCCATCTCCTTGTGAACAACTCTGGCTTCAGTCTGCAGAACAAGGGACAGCTGCTTGTTTTCAA GAATGTGTCTGAGGATGATGAGGGTTCCTACCACTGTGAGGCCAGGAACAAGAGGGAGACAGTCAGGTCTAAGACTGCCTTTCTCCTTCCAGCAG tGATGGGGTGGACCTTTGTCCAGCAGCCTACCAACAAGTCTGTGAGGATGGGGGAGTCTGTTACTCTGGTTTGTAGACCCCCTTACAGCAGGCCTCCAACAACAGTGTCCTGGTTCAAAAACAACCGCCTCCTCGCTCCCAAGACACACTTCACTGTCAGGCCTAGTGGAGACCTCATCttccacag TGTCTATGACACAGACAGTGGAGTCTACTTCTGCAGAGCATCCAATGTCTACCTGTACAGATCTGTGACCTCCAGAGCAGCCAGACTGACCGTTCTGG CATCTCCCTCGGTGAGGCTGTGGCCACAAGTGGTGACAGTCCCTGTAGGGGCCCAGGTGGTGTTCCAGTGCCAGGTCTGGGGACAGCCCCTCCCCTCCATTGTCTGGTCCAAACAGGGACGCTCCATTCAGACTGGTGGCAAGATCGCTGTGGG CGTGAGAAACACTACCCTCTACATCCTGTCTGTCAGGAGCTATGATGAGGGCACGTACACTTGTGAAGCCTCCAACACTGTGGGGCATGACCGGAGAACAGCTACTTTACGTGTCGCTG TAAGCCCCATCATAGTGTCCTTCCTGGGGGCAGTGAGCAGCTCAGAGGGGTCCTATGTGGTCCTGCCATGCAGGGCAGTGGGGGACCTCCCCATCAGGTACACCTGGACCAGGGGACACTCCATCACCCCAACCCTGGAGAGGCATGTAGATG ATGAGGGGGCTCTGCATATCTCCAGTGTTCAGGTGTCTGATGCAGGGGACTATCACTGTACCGCTGAGAACATAGTGGGACGACAGCAGAGAAGAGCCACCCTCACCATCTCTG CTGAAGATGACCCAGCTGATAGAGAAAGGCAGCATAGACAGATTGTATCTGCAGTGAGTAATAATGAG GTTCCAAAGACTGAAGCAGAGCAGAGAACTCCCCTGTCCAGTAATGACCTGAGTCTAGTTCAGCATTCTGAGATGACCCACTCACATGTCTCCCTACAGGGAGGAAGCACAG TCCGAGCAACTCAAAGAGACTCAAGCAATGACATCCCCCAAGTGTCTACTCCTGACACTCTACGACTGTTCTCGTCTCTCAGGCAGACAGCTTTAGGACTAGCAGGTCTCTACAGAGGACAAACAGGACTGCTGGTTCCACCTGACCTTCACTCTCTGCTCCCATTGGACCTGGCCTCGGCCAATCCaacccagtccccagtcacacaGATCCAGCATCCGGTGCTAcaacccctacctccacctctatttGAACCCTTAGACTTACTCACACAACCTTCAGTAACTCATAGAGTCATCTCACTCACTCAGATTCAAATAATACCTAACCAGCCAACATTAACACACAACCCACCCCCAGTGACACAACGGCAGGTTTTAGTCCCAGATAGCCAATCTCCATTAACACAGTCCATATCCCAAAGCCTCCACAACCAGCCATCAGTCATGCATATCCAGCGTCAAGTCACTGAGCAACCAATTAAACCTCTAAACCACATTGGAAGATTTACCCAGTCTCTGGTCTCACTCCCGCAGCTTCCAGACTCTTCCAGCCACCCGTCTGATCCCTTTACCCAGCGTCCTGATTCTCTTACCCAGCCCAAAGAACCTTTGACTCAGTCTCTACTCATTCACGGCCTGCATGCTCCCGACTCAATCGCTCAAACCCACCATCCTGTACCTCAAAGTAATCCTTCAGACCCACATATCCAGAATCCTAGCACCATCACCCTGTTTTCACGCTCACAAACCCAGACTCAACCATCCAAAACTCAGCCTCAACCATCACCAACCCAGCATGAACCTACACAAACCCAGCGTACAGATCTACTCATCCAGCCTTCAGGATCAAACACCCATCTTCCTGACCTGATCACCACACCCCCCACCCCTGACCCCCAGGGCCCTAGTGCCCCCTATGCCTCCACCCCAGACCCCCTGCAGCAGAACACGAGCCAGCCTGCTAACCCAGCCAAACCAACCAGGCCCAATGACACAGAGCCCACAGAGTGGCTGAAGAGTAACACCTCTCAGTCCCCCATGAGGACCAATGAGGACCCCAG agTAAAGCCTCCTCCTCCGTGGCTTCCAGTGCTGGAGAAACATGACATCCCCATCGTGGTGGGAGTGGGTGTGTCTATGGCCTTCATCTTCATCACCATGGCCTTCTACTCCCTGGTCCAGAAGAACGAGCCTGTCCCCACTATTAGAA CCTTGTCTTCCACAGTTCCCAGGAACCTGGGCGTCCCATGCAGACATGCTGAAGGTCTGGACACTGGGAGGACCTATGAGAACAG GGCATTTGAGGATGATGATTTGGTGGCTGTGATTGAACAAAGCCCCAACACATCAGATACACGCGCAAGGCCTCCTGCCCCCAGCCCAGTCACTGTGATGATAGACCCTGCCTCTGATGACACACAGCCCCCGCACACTCCAGAACACTCGTTCATagcagagacctatcttgagccCAGCgaagacacacag GTTGACCACTTCCTGGATGAAGAGAAGGAATGCAGCCTGTCTCACCCCAGTATCCAGCTGCAGTGTGTGGAGGACTGGGGGGGCGGAGGAGTAGAATACGGACAATGCCAGGGCCAAGAAATCCTACcccatcccccccctctctctcctttcccaccTCCTGTGCGTGAGGAAAGCCTGCGCTCCTCCCTGACCCTCCAGACAGCTGAGCCCTATGCCACACCGGTCCGCCACAGTGTCAGCATCTGCCACAGTaatgcccccctcctcctctcccactgcaTCTCCCTGGGCCTTACCACCGTCGCCGTTGATGTCCACTTCTACCCAGCAGCCCCTGCTTCCACCACCACGACTGTGGCAGCCGTCACCCAGATCAATGCTACCACCGCTACTGCACCAGGGCCCCAGCTCAGCTCCCGATTGGCCCACAGTCAGGAGCATGACCAATCGGCTCCTACCGTGCGCCAGAGTAAGTAA